A single Comamonas sp. NLF-1-9 DNA region contains:
- a CDS encoding type II toxin-antitoxin system RatA family toxin — protein MKTVHKSVLIWYTPQEMFDLVTDVPKYPEFLPWCDHAAVRSRDEHGMTAEVGISFAGVRKTFVTRNEHEAGRRVTISLVEGPFSQLDGDWQFHPVGDGAQRACKVELRLHYGFSSRTLAALVGPVFDRIAASLVDAFVERAQKVYG, from the coding sequence ATGAAGACTGTCCACAAATCCGTTCTGATCTGGTACACGCCGCAAGAGATGTTCGACCTGGTCACGGATGTGCCCAAATACCCCGAGTTTCTGCCCTGGTGCGACCACGCCGCGGTACGCAGCCGCGATGAGCACGGCATGACCGCCGAGGTGGGCATCAGCTTCGCCGGCGTGCGCAAGACCTTCGTCACGCGCAACGAGCACGAAGCCGGCCGGCGCGTGACCATCAGCCTGGTGGAGGGGCCGTTTTCCCAGCTTGACGGCGACTGGCAGTTCCATCCCGTGGGCGACGGCGCCCAGCGCGCCTGCAAGGTGGAGCTGCGCCTGCACTACGGCTTTTCCAGCCGCACGCTGGCGGCGCTGGTAGGGCCGGTGTTCGACCGCATTGCCGCTTCGCTCGTCGATGCCTTCGTCGAGCGTGCGCAGAAGGTCTATGGCTGA
- the guaB gene encoding IMP dehydrogenase, translating to MRLLGKALTFDDVLLVPAYSQVLPKDASLATRFTRGISLNIPLVSAAMDTVTEARLAIAIAQEGGIGVVHKNMSAEQQAAEVAKVKRHESGVVLDPVVITPEHTVLQVLQLSEELGISGFPVCDGGKVVGIVTSRDVRFETRYEVKVREIMTPRERLITVREQDHTSPDEAKQLLNKHKLERLLVVNDAFELKGLITVKDIDKQTTFPNAARDAGGSLRVAAAVGVGAGTEERVELLARAGVDAIVVDTAHGHSKGVIERVRWVKHNYPQLQVVGGNIATGAAALALVEAGADAVKVGIGPGSICTTRVVAGVGVPQIMAIDSVATALKGTDVPLIADGGIRFSGDIAKALAAGASSVMMGGVFAGTEEAPGEVILFQGRSYKSYRGMGSIGAMQQGSADRYFQESSSGNPNADKLVPEGIEGRVPYKGSMVSIVYQMTGGVRASMGYCGCASIAEMNEKAEFVEITAAGIRESHVHDVQIVKEAPNYHGN from the coding sequence ATGCGCCTTCTCGGAAAAGCGCTCACCTTCGACGATGTGTTGCTGGTGCCCGCGTATTCCCAGGTCCTGCCCAAGGACGCCTCTCTCGCCACCCGCTTCACGCGCGGCATTTCCCTGAACATTCCGCTGGTGTCCGCCGCCATGGACACCGTGACCGAAGCGCGCCTTGCGATCGCCATTGCCCAGGAAGGCGGCATCGGCGTGGTGCACAAGAACATGTCGGCCGAGCAGCAGGCGGCCGAGGTGGCCAAGGTCAAGCGCCATGAATCGGGCGTGGTGCTCGACCCGGTGGTCATCACCCCCGAGCACACGGTGCTGCAAGTGCTGCAGCTGTCCGAGGAACTCGGCATTTCCGGCTTTCCGGTGTGCGACGGCGGCAAGGTGGTGGGCATAGTCACCAGCCGCGACGTGCGCTTCGAGACGCGCTACGAGGTCAAGGTGCGCGAGATCATGACGCCGCGCGAGCGCCTGATCACCGTGCGCGAGCAGGACCACACCAGCCCGGACGAGGCCAAGCAGTTGCTCAACAAGCACAAGCTCGAGCGGCTGCTGGTGGTCAACGACGCTTTCGAGCTCAAGGGCTTGATTACCGTCAAGGACATCGACAAGCAGACCACCTTCCCCAACGCCGCGCGCGACGCCGGCGGCAGCCTGCGCGTGGCTGCGGCGGTGGGCGTGGGCGCGGGCACCGAGGAGCGCGTGGAGCTGCTGGCGCGCGCCGGCGTGGACGCCATCGTCGTCGACACCGCCCACGGTCACAGCAAGGGCGTGATCGAGCGCGTGCGCTGGGTCAAGCACAACTACCCGCAGTTGCAGGTGGTGGGCGGCAACATCGCCACCGGCGCGGCCGCGCTGGCGCTGGTGGAGGCGGGCGCCGACGCGGTCAAGGTCGGCATAGGCCCGGGCTCCATCTGCACCACCCGCGTGGTGGCCGGCGTGGGTGTGCCGCAGATCATGGCGATCGACAGCGTGGCCACTGCGCTCAAGGGTACTGACGTGCCGCTGATTGCCGACGGCGGCATCCGCTTTTCGGGCGACATCGCCAAGGCGCTGGCCGCGGGCGCGAGCTCGGTGATGATGGGCGGCGTGTTTGCCGGCACCGAAGAGGCGCCGGGCGAAGTCATCCTGTTCCAGGGGCGCTCTTACAAGAGCTACCGCGGCATGGGCTCGATCGGCGCGATGCAGCAGGGCAGCGCCGACCGCTATTTTCAGGAGAGCAGCAGCGGCAACCCCAACGCCGACAAGCTCGTGCCCGAGGGCATCGAAGGCCGCGTGCCCTACAAGGGCTCGATGGTCTCCATCGTCTACCAGATGACGGGCGGGGTGCGCGCCTCCATGGGCTATTGCGGCTGCGCGAGCATCGCCGAGATGAACGAGAAGGCCGAGTTCGTCGAGATCACCGCCGCCGGCATCCGCGAATCGCACGTGCACGACGTGCAGATCGTCAAGGAAGCGCCCAACTACCACGGCAACTGA
- a CDS encoding YafY family protein, translated as MPAQTTRQTLARQWELLKLLPSRGVGKTAAELTQNLNALGFKVSKRQVERDLWQLYEAFHLECNEGGAPYGWKWPLGASVDMPAMTLAEALSLALVQDILEPLLPPSLLVALQPRFDLAHRKLDQLKSNNPSADWLKKVATVPPALPLQPARLANEVLEAVHEGLLRERQLEVSYQGQDAKVPISIRLHPLGVVNRGPVSYLVATAWDYDDVRLYAMHRIHAAALTEEPARQPASFELDAYIRQGALQFGGEHTIRLKARVSDELRRILAETPLSEDQVLEGHLLSASVRETWQLTWWILSQGAGMEVLEPKALRGQIAAKIAEAHARYQSAPN; from the coding sequence ATGCCTGCGCAAACCACCCGTCAGACCCTCGCCCGCCAATGGGAGCTACTCAAGTTGCTACCTTCTCGAGGCGTGGGCAAGACGGCTGCGGAATTGACCCAGAACCTGAATGCGCTGGGTTTCAAGGTGAGCAAGCGGCAGGTGGAGCGGGACCTGTGGCAGCTGTATGAGGCTTTTCATCTGGAGTGCAATGAAGGCGGCGCGCCCTACGGCTGGAAATGGCCGCTGGGGGCGAGCGTTGACATGCCTGCCATGACGCTGGCCGAGGCGCTGTCACTGGCGCTGGTGCAAGACATCTTGGAACCGCTGCTGCCGCCCTCCTTGCTCGTGGCGCTACAGCCCCGTTTTGATCTGGCACACAGGAAGCTGGACCAACTAAAGTCGAACAACCCCAGCGCAGACTGGCTCAAGAAGGTAGCAACCGTGCCGCCCGCTCTGCCCTTGCAGCCTGCCAGGCTGGCAAACGAAGTGCTGGAGGCGGTTCACGAAGGTTTGCTGCGGGAACGCCAGTTGGAAGTGAGCTACCAGGGGCAAGATGCCAAGGTGCCAATATCCATCCGGCTGCATCCTCTGGGTGTGGTGAATCGGGGGCCAGTGAGTTATCTGGTGGCTACGGCCTGGGATTACGACGACGTGCGGTTGTACGCCATGCACCGTATCCACGCTGCGGCCCTGACCGAGGAGCCCGCGCGTCAGCCTGCGAGCTTTGAGCTAGACGCCTACATCCGGCAAGGCGCCTTGCAGTTTGGCGGCGAGCACACGATACGCCTGAAGGCGAGGGTCAGTGATGAATTGCGGCGCATTCTGGCCGAAACACCGCTGTCAGAAGATCAGGTGTTGGAGGGTCACCTGCTGAGTGCAAGCGTGCGTGAAACTTGGCAGCTGACGTGGTGGATTCTCAGTCAGGGCGCAGGCATGGAAGTGCTGGAGCCCAAGGCTCTGCGTGGGCAGATCGCTGCGAAGATTGCCGAAGCGCATGCTCGCTACCAATCTGCGCCCAACTGA
- the smpB gene encoding SsrA-binding protein SmpB, with translation MAKKPQPSPRIAENKKAAFNYFFEERHEAGMVLHGWEVKALREGKAQLTEGYVVIKNGELFLIGCQIQPLKTASTHVSPDAARTKKLLMHKDEIRRLIGKVEQKGYTLVPLKLYWKDGRAKCEVALAKGKAEHDKRSTIKEREGKREVERAMKSRQR, from the coding sequence ATGGCCAAGAAACCCCAACCGTCCCCGCGCATCGCCGAAAACAAGAAGGCCGCGTTCAACTACTTCTTCGAGGAACGCCACGAGGCCGGCATGGTGCTGCACGGCTGGGAGGTCAAGGCGCTGCGCGAAGGAAAGGCGCAGCTGACCGAGGGCTATGTGGTCATCAAGAACGGCGAGCTGTTCCTGATCGGCTGCCAGATCCAGCCGCTCAAGACCGCTTCCACCCACGTGAGCCCGGACGCGGCGCGCACCAAGAAGCTCTTGATGCACAAGGACGAGATCCGCCGCCTGATCGGCAAGGTGGAGCAAAAGGGCTACACCCTGGTGCCGCTCAAGCTCTACTGGAAGGACGGGCGCGCCAAGTGCGAGGTTGCGCTGGCCAAGGGCAAGGCCGAGCACGACAAGCGCAGCACCATCAAGGAGCGCGAAGGCAAGCGCGAGGTGGAGCGCGCGATGAAGAGCCGCCAGCGCTGA
- a CDS encoding enoyl-CoA hydratase/isomerase family protein, translated as MQDAEVLVEVRGQIGCITLNRPRALNALSLGMVRTLFATLQAWDQNRQVLAIAIRGSNKEGPFGAFCAGGDIRFLHQGATQGDPRVEDFFTEEYILNHLTHHLSKPYIAFMDGVVMGGGMGISQGASLRIVTERTKMAMPETGIGLFPDVGGGYFLSRCPGHVGEWLALTGETIGAQQAVALHLADAILPSEKLAEVWEALGQQSFADGAAVQSWIASQSIAASAEQAGVRAEFDPYFSLPDVPAIIAALEASEGEWERATAATLRQRSPLMLHVVLEQIRRARSMTLAEDLRMERDLVRHCFHLRPGQSETLEGIRALAIDKDRNPQWKPARIEEVDPQLVQAFFESPWPQALHPLARLA; from the coding sequence ATGCAAGACGCAGAAGTCCTTGTTGAAGTGCGCGGCCAGATCGGCTGCATAACCCTGAACCGCCCCAGGGCGCTCAATGCGCTGTCGCTGGGCATGGTGCGCACCCTGTTTGCCACCTTGCAGGCCTGGGACCAGAACCGGCAGGTGCTTGCCATCGCGATACGCGGCAGCAACAAGGAAGGGCCGTTTGGCGCCTTCTGCGCCGGCGGCGACATCCGCTTTCTGCACCAGGGCGCCACGCAGGGCGACCCGCGGGTAGAAGACTTCTTCACCGAGGAATACATCCTCAACCACCTCACGCACCACCTGTCCAAACCCTACATCGCCTTCATGGACGGTGTGGTCATGGGCGGCGGCATGGGCATCAGCCAGGGCGCGAGCCTGCGCATCGTCACCGAGCGCACCAAGATGGCCATGCCCGAAACCGGCATCGGGCTGTTCCCCGACGTGGGCGGCGGCTACTTCCTTTCGCGCTGCCCCGGGCACGTGGGCGAATGGCTGGCGCTGACCGGCGAAACCATAGGCGCGCAGCAGGCCGTGGCCCTGCATCTGGCCGATGCCATCCTGCCGTCGGAAAAACTGGCCGAGGTCTGGGAGGCACTGGGCCAGCAAAGCTTTGCCGACGGGGCCGCGGTGCAAAGCTGGATTGCTTCTCAAAGTATAGCTGCCAGCGCAGAGCAGGCGGGCGTCAGGGCCGAATTTGACCCATATTTTTCACTGCCCGACGTGCCGGCCATCATCGCCGCGCTGGAAGCTTCTGAAGGCGAGTGGGAGCGCGCCACCGCCGCCACGCTGCGCCAGCGCTCGCCGCTGATGCTGCATGTGGTGCTGGAGCAGATCCGCCGCGCGCGCAGCATGACGCTGGCCGAAGACCTGCGCATGGAGCGCGACCTGGTGCGCCATTGTTTTCACCTGCGCCCGGGCCAGAGCGAAACCCTCGAAGGCATACGCGCCTTGGCCATAGACAAGGACCGCAATCCGCAGTGGAAGCCGGCGCGCATCGAGGAGGTGGACCCGCAACTGGTGCAAGCCTTCTTCGAGAGCCCCTGGCCACAGGCGCTGCACCCGCTGGCGCGCCTGGCTTGA
- a CDS encoding DUF4124 domain-containing protein: MTVQRIFLLLLACCWATLASAQYQWLDKDGRKVFSDRPPPLDVPQKNILQEPRLGRIAPARSAPAAPANAAPANAAPSDAPAAGADAAPAADAPAPTAAPAVKPPTAAGTDKALQEAKAKAEAQEQAKKKAEDEAKARKQAQTQADNCKRARQAKAALEPGRLVSTVNPQGERVYMDDATRAAELQRAEQIIASDCK; the protein is encoded by the coding sequence ATGACTGTGCAACGCATCTTCCTGCTGCTGCTGGCCTGCTGCTGGGCGACGCTGGCTTCGGCGCAATACCAATGGCTGGACAAGGACGGGCGCAAGGTCTTCAGCGACCGCCCGCCGCCGCTGGACGTGCCGCAAAAGAACATCCTGCAAGAGCCCCGGCTGGGCCGCATCGCGCCGGCGCGCAGCGCCCCCGCCGCACCTGCAAATGCAGCACCCGCAAATGCAGCGCCGTCCGATGCCCCGGCAGCAGGCGCCGATGCCGCCCCCGCAGCCGACGCGCCCGCGCCCACCGCAGCGCCGGCCGTCAAACCACCGACCGCCGCCGGCACCGACAAGGCGCTGCAGGAAGCCAAGGCCAAGGCCGAGGCACAGGAGCAGGCCAAAAAGAAGGCCGAAGACGAAGCCAAGGCGCGCAAACAGGCCCAGACCCAGGCCGACAACTGCAAGCGCGCGCGCCAGGCCAAGGCGGCGCTCGAGCCCGGGCGCCTGGTGAGCACCGTGAACCCCCAGGGCGAGCGCGTCTACATGGACGACGCCACCCGCGCGGCCGAGCTGCAGCGCGCCGAGCAGATCATCGCCAGCGACTGCAAGTAA
- a CDS encoding McrC family protein, with translation MIFVAQDCSPLNPQPTAKQANWLHRLSANMRAAELVVSISGERDEDEPIVYCDRDGIWKAGRYVGSIAFEGCILKIEPRFGLPALKGWISEVASVKLVDTLGKLREDESFIANLLASVWARNLAEAARHGLPALRREVTTRGLILRGRLDVSASIRSIAEGCGQVVSIRSERSLDHAASDAIIAAYTVLRRWLEGQEEKWLPARTKELLSSLMAVTGTRPHVPTKAELKRVRYTPITAGFAPVAELSRQIANRKGLATSLDSNEETKGVLLDVAELWEMYVLSVLRKAAAPLTIIHGTRDKFSNKKLLRSNDLEQSIGTLIPDGIIQWGSDVRGIVDAKYKSLHPSASSQSGPQRNDLYQMVTYLASFQPHSDRAAWGLLVYPFDPKKPDMPNAEQKSPWSLGENTKISFCTLPHNSAEAVEKLCSLIFQIQPAGNLAN, from the coding sequence GTGATATTCGTCGCCCAGGATTGTTCGCCGCTCAATCCCCAGCCAACAGCAAAACAAGCTAATTGGCTCCATAGACTCTCAGCCAATATGAGGGCTGCCGAGCTTGTTGTTTCCATCTCCGGTGAAAGAGATGAAGACGAACCCATTGTCTACTGCGATAGGGATGGAATTTGGAAAGCGGGAAGATATGTCGGCTCAATTGCTTTTGAGGGCTGCATATTGAAGATTGAGCCACGCTTTGGTCTGCCCGCTCTAAAAGGCTGGATCTCCGAAGTTGCGTCCGTTAAATTGGTCGATACCCTGGGCAAACTACGTGAGGACGAATCGTTTATCGCTAATCTCTTGGCGTCTGTTTGGGCGCGCAATTTAGCCGAGGCTGCCCGGCACGGGCTACCTGCACTACGTCGAGAGGTCACCACGAGAGGCTTAATACTGAGAGGGCGACTGGATGTCTCTGCATCAATCCGCTCGATTGCTGAAGGTTGTGGGCAGGTTGTGTCCATCCGATCGGAGCGGTCATTGGATCATGCAGCATCCGATGCCATCATTGCCGCTTATACAGTTTTGCGGAGATGGCTTGAAGGTCAAGAGGAAAAATGGTTGCCCGCTCGCACAAAGGAACTATTATCCTCTCTGATGGCAGTTACCGGCACCCGGCCGCACGTCCCTACCAAAGCCGAACTCAAACGGGTTCGCTACACACCGATAACTGCCGGCTTTGCCCCTGTCGCTGAGTTGTCGAGACAAATTGCAAATCGAAAAGGTCTGGCTACCTCTCTTGATTCCAACGAGGAAACGAAAGGCGTTCTCCTGGATGTGGCTGAATTGTGGGAAATGTATGTTCTCAGTGTCTTGCGCAAGGCTGCAGCACCGTTGACTATAATTCACGGCACTCGAGACAAATTTTCCAACAAGAAATTGCTCCGCAGCAATGATTTGGAGCAGTCTATCGGTACGTTGATACCCGATGGCATCATACAGTGGGGCTCAGACGTTAGAGGTATCGTTGATGCCAAGTACAAGTCTCTCCATCCCTCTGCAAGCTCACAAAGCGGTCCGCAGCGTAATGACCTATACCAGATGGTTACCTACTTAGCAAGCTTTCAACCGCATTCCGACCGAGCGGCTTGGGGACTATTGGTCTACCCTTTCGATCCGAAAAAACCTGATATGCCGAATGCCGAGCAGAAAAGCCCGTGGAGCCTTGGCGAAAACACAAAAATCAGTTTTTGCACGCTGCCGCACAACTCTGCTGAAGCCGTAGAAAAACTGTGTTCTCTAATTTTTCAAATACAACCAGCGGGCAACCTGGCGAACTGA
- a CDS encoding RnfH family protein yields the protein MAEATIRVVVVTSAAPRQTQSWTLDLPAGATLAEALRACGLQPGDPDYAAGVWGRAQPLDTPLREGDRIDWCRPLRVDPKVARRERFARQGARTAGLFAQRR from the coding sequence ATGGCTGAAGCGACGATCCGCGTGGTGGTGGTCACTTCGGCCGCGCCGCGCCAGACGCAAAGCTGGACGCTGGACCTGCCCGCCGGCGCCACGCTGGCCGAGGCACTGCGCGCCTGTGGCCTGCAGCCGGGCGACCCCGACTACGCCGCTGGCGTCTGGGGCAGGGCGCAGCCGCTGGATACGCCACTGCGCGAAGGCGATCGCATCGACTGGTGCCGGCCGCTGCGCGTAGACCCCAAGGTGGCGCGGCGCGAGCGCTTCGCACGCCAGGGCGCGCGCACCGCCGGCCTGTTCGCCCAGCGGCGCTGA
- a CDS encoding AAA family ATPase, giving the protein MARHTGTNANKIYKIATNFLHNCLLKDGSLLFSNEEVWNHRTLEEFCYILEKNPDQGNRKFLDKLQDQIKDKDDKVIKLTAEILTVYFLFLSNVTGEKKQENVNFVLGLCGKSLPTSGDLIDAFSTGIGSGGQGYNTRRPTEIIFLSKFADEWKKLDEPQQKSKAEDPWEFQDFMDGIENADSVLIRHMLLHLVFPEHFEHMATSNHKNRLVNHFSKLITKSSGNIDKDILGIRRELEKLRPGEQLDFYCSPLKEAWIGDDDRASAGAPLEIIEYKKQIVLYGPPGTGKTYRAKELAKYIIRSAALRKWGASDYFRKESAIQDAVANNVHRLQLHPAYSYEDFIRALHISGKGGTEYRAGYLPRLIENIEKQRKEERLPHILILDEMNRTDLSRMFGECFSLLEDRDQSIDLPARNEEGAAMTLHIPDDLFVIGTMNLIDQSVEQIDFALRRRFLWISCPFDAEAFMKAVEFQWNELGLPLKWDRVKPDFRDLAATATALNNEIHKSPLLGPQYEIGHTYLLDVAEFLRNTSDIQNTRKQNFLWNRQGEALEPVKQLWRLSLQPLLEQYLAGLGADERNSQLENLSKIFFKRPESK; this is encoded by the coding sequence ATGGCTCGACACACAGGTACTAACGCAAACAAGATTTATAAAATAGCAACTAATTTCTTGCATAACTGCTTGTTGAAAGATGGATCATTATTATTCTCCAATGAGGAAGTATGGAATCACAGAACACTAGAGGAATTCTGTTATATTCTTGAAAAAAATCCCGATCAGGGTAACAGAAAATTTCTTGACAAACTCCAGGATCAGATAAAAGACAAAGATGATAAAGTAATAAAACTTACCGCAGAAATTCTGACTGTCTACTTCCTGTTTTTATCGAATGTTACTGGCGAGAAAAAGCAGGAAAACGTGAATTTTGTTCTTGGTTTATGCGGAAAATCGCTACCAACATCCGGAGATTTGATTGATGCTTTCTCAACGGGCATTGGTAGTGGCGGTCAGGGGTACAACACCCGGAGACCCACTGAAATCATATTTTTGAGTAAATTTGCTGATGAATGGAAAAAGCTCGACGAGCCCCAGCAGAAAAGCAAAGCAGAAGACCCGTGGGAATTCCAAGATTTCATGGACGGTATCGAGAATGCAGATTCCGTTCTAATACGGCACATGCTCCTTCACCTAGTGTTTCCTGAACACTTTGAACACATGGCAACCAGCAACCATAAAAACAGACTGGTCAACCACTTTTCAAAATTGATAACAAAGTCATCTGGTAATATTGACAAAGATATCCTTGGAATTCGCAGAGAACTCGAAAAATTGAGGCCCGGAGAGCAACTGGATTTTTATTGTTCGCCATTGAAGGAGGCCTGGATTGGAGACGATGACCGAGCGTCTGCGGGCGCACCTTTGGAAATCATAGAATATAAAAAACAAATCGTCCTTTATGGCCCACCGGGAACTGGCAAGACTTACCGCGCAAAGGAATTGGCCAAATACATCATTCGGTCTGCAGCTCTGAGGAAGTGGGGAGCGTCTGATTATTTCAGGAAAGAATCTGCTATTCAGGACGCAGTTGCGAATAATGTACACAGACTACAGCTTCATCCCGCCTACAGTTACGAAGATTTTATTCGGGCACTTCACATTTCAGGCAAGGGGGGAACAGAATATCGGGCTGGTTATCTACCCCGACTGATTGAAAACATCGAAAAACAGCGTAAAGAAGAACGCTTGCCACACATCCTCATCCTCGATGAAATGAATCGGACGGATCTGAGCAGGATGTTCGGCGAATGCTTCTCCTTGCTGGAAGATCGGGACCAATCAATTGATCTCCCAGCACGCAACGAAGAAGGGGCAGCAATGACACTGCACATCCCGGATGATCTGTTTGTGATTGGCACAATGAATCTGATTGACCAGTCGGTTGAACAGATCGATTTCGCGTTGCGCCGCCGCTTCTTGTGGATATCTTGTCCATTTGATGCTGAAGCGTTCATGAAGGCCGTCGAATTCCAATGGAACGAATTAGGATTGCCTCTCAAATGGGACCGCGTAAAACCAGATTTTCGCGATTTGGCTGCAACAGCTACCGCATTGAACAATGAAATCCATAAAAGCCCACTACTGGGCCCCCAATACGAGATTGGACACACCTACCTGCTCGACGTAGCCGAGTTCTTGAGGAACACATCAGACATTCAGAACACACGGAAACAGAATTTCCTCTGGAATCGCCAAGGTGAAGCGCTTGAACCGGTTAAACAACTGTGGCGCCTGTCTCTACAACCGTTGCTCGAGCAATATCTCGCAGGTTTGGGCGCAGATGAACGCAATAGTCAGCTGGAAAATCTATCAAAAATTTTCTTCAAACGGCCGGAGTCCAAGTGA
- a CDS encoding redoxin domain-containing protein — protein MTAAEQRLFPDWEVSRWFNTDTPLSLAGLRGQVVLVEAFQMLCPGCVSQALPLAGKVHQMYGNQGLAVVGLHTVFEHHEAMQPHALEAFLYEYKIRFPVGVDRPLEHSPLPATMLRWQLQGTPSTLLIDKAGRLRAHHFGSIDELELGVVLGRLLAEDGGAIPASGSLDHAGEGGNCSPAACPAPQGST, from the coding sequence ATGACTGCCGCCGAACAACGCCTTTTCCCCGACTGGGAAGTCTCTCGCTGGTTCAACACCGACACGCCATTGAGCCTGGCCGGCCTGCGCGGCCAGGTGGTGCTGGTTGAAGCCTTTCAAATGCTCTGCCCCGGCTGCGTCAGCCAGGCCTTGCCGCTGGCCGGCAAGGTGCACCAGATGTACGGCAATCAAGGCCTGGCCGTCGTTGGCCTGCACACCGTGTTCGAGCACCACGAGGCGATGCAGCCGCACGCGCTCGAAGCCTTCCTGTACGAATACAAGATCCGCTTTCCCGTCGGCGTGGACCGGCCTCTGGAGCACAGCCCCTTGCCCGCCACCATGCTGCGCTGGCAACTGCAGGGCACGCCCAGCACCTTGCTGATCGACAAGGCCGGGCGCCTGCGCGCCCACCACTTTGGCAGCATCGATGAGCTGGAACTTGGTGTGGTGCTGGGTCGCTTGCTGGCTGAGGACGGCGGCGCAATCCCGGCAAGCGGGTCGCTGGATCACGCGGGCGAGGGCGGTAATTGCAGCCCGGCTGCTTGTCCCGCGCCTCAAGGCTCAACGTGA